From Vidua macroura isolate BioBank_ID:100142 chromosome 5, ASM2450914v1, whole genome shotgun sequence, the proteins below share one genomic window:
- the GOLT1B gene encoding vesicle transport protein GOT1B isoform X2: MISLSDTQKIGMGLTGFGVFFLFFGMILFFDKALLAIGNVLFVAGLSFVIGLERTFRFFFQKHKMKATGFFLGGVLIVLIGWPLIGMILEIYGFFLLFRGFFPVVVGFIRRVPVLGYLLNLPGISSLVDKVGESNNMV, translated from the exons ATGATCTCCCTGTCCGACACGCAGA AGATTGGAATGGGACTAACAGGCTTTGGagtgtttttcctcttctttggaATGATACTCTTCTTTGACAAAGCTCTTTTGGCTATTGGAAAT GTTTTATTTGTGGCCGGCTTGTCTTTTGTTATCGGTTTAGAAAGAACATTTAGATTCTTCTTTcaaaaacacaaaatgaaagCAACGGGCTTCTTCCTGGGTGGTGTGCTCATAGTTCTCATTGGTTGGCCTTTAATAGGAATGATCCTGGAGATTTATGGGTTCTTCCTATTGTTCAG GGGGTTCTTTCCTGTGGTGGTTGGCTTTATTAGAAGAGTTCCAGTTCTTGGATATCTCTTGAATTTACCTGGTATAAGCTCG CTTGTAGATAAAGTTGGAGAAAGCAACAACATGGTATAA
- the GOLT1B gene encoding vesicle transport protein GOT1B isoform X1, which produces MISLSDTQKIGMGLTGFGVFFLFFGMILFFDKALLAIGNVLFVAGLSFVIGLERTFRFFFQKHKMKATGFFLGGVLIVLIGWPLIGMILEIYGFFLLFRGFFPVVVGFIRRVPVLGYLLNLPGISSVSLKRIHSNGQLKYLPWSTNACVAETVLFCLYH; this is translated from the exons ATGATCTCCCTGTCCGACACGCAGA AGATTGGAATGGGACTAACAGGCTTTGGagtgtttttcctcttctttggaATGATACTCTTCTTTGACAAAGCTCTTTTGGCTATTGGAAAT GTTTTATTTGTGGCCGGCTTGTCTTTTGTTATCGGTTTAGAAAGAACATTTAGATTCTTCTTTcaaaaacacaaaatgaaagCAACGGGCTTCTTCCTGGGTGGTGTGCTCATAGTTCTCATTGGTTGGCCTTTAATAGGAATGATCCTGGAGATTTATGGGTTCTTCCTATTGTTCAG GGGGTTCTTTCCTGTGGTGGTTGGCTTTATTAGAAGAGTTCCAGTTCTTGGATATCTCTTGAATTTACCTGGTATAAGCTCGGTAAGTTTG AAGAGAATCCACAGTAATGGTCAGTTGAAATATCTTCCTTGGTCTACTAATGCATGTGTGGCTGAGACTGTATTGTTTTGTTTATACCATTAA